The Chitinophaga sp. H8 region AAGGTTTACCCCGGAATAGTACCTCCATCCTTACCCGATATCTTTCTAACGGATATTTAAATTTGTATCCGTAATATCGCACCTGTAAACGATTTTATGCCGGAAGCAGCCATTACTGAATTATTTGCATCCTCTCCAGCGGTACAGATCATCCGTATGCGCAATGCCCACTGGGTACTGCCGTTTTTATACAGTGCCTTCAAAGCGGAGAACAATATCTTTTATATTGCTGAACCGGAACTAATTTCCCGGCTGGCGGAAGAATTACGTCAGCATGCTGAGGGTACGGAAGACCTGGAAGAAGCCCGGATCGAGTCAGGAGAAGACGAAGAAAGCCGGGCCAGAAAATACCTCCTCAACTGGGTCCAGAAACGGTTATTACAGGACTTTCCTGATAATGACGCTATTACCCAATACAAACTAAGTGCACATACCGAAAAAGTATTGCAATGGCTCCAAAGCCTGGAAAAACGACAGTTTGTGGGTACAGAAAGCCGCTTCAGGTTCTTGTTTCAAACCCTCCGGGAAATGACGGAATATGCACAGGATGACCGTAAAAGCCGGCTGGAAGAACTAAAAAACAAAAGAGCCGAAATTGATAAAGAAATCAAAAAACTGGAACTGGGTGGCCAGGTAACAGTATACACCAATGCACAGGTGCAGGAACGCCTGGAATGGTTTACCCGTTTGTGCTACGAGCTGCTGAGCGATTTCCGCGAAGTAGAAGACAATTTCAAACAGATACACCGCGACATAGTAGAACAACATACCAAAGCGGAAGTGAATAAAGGGGCCATCGTAGGCTACGCATTTGAAGCATATAATTCCCTCCGCAACAGCGACCAGGGTAAAAGTTTCTACGCATTCTGGGATTTTCTCGTATCCAGGGCTGGACAGGAAGACTGGCGGCAACTAACGGAAAATCTCCTGCAGCTGCTGGAAGATCGTAATATCCCGGTGGAAAAAGGATTCCTGCAAAATACTAAGTCGCTCCTGCTCCAGCATGGCAGAAACGTATACGATGCAAATGATAAAATGGCGGAAAAATTAAGCCGCATCATCACCGAAAAGGAAATTGCCCGCCACCGCCGTATGCGCCAGCAAATAGGCAGCATTAAGGAAATGGTGTTTCAGCTGATGGAAGAAGAAAACGTACCCTGTGGAATAGCAGTACACGAGCCCTCTCCTATCCGTATGAGCATGGAGCGGAAACTCAACCTTCATCCCAAAAAAGTGGTAACCAACCTGAAGCAGCCGGCCAACGCACAGGAACAGATTGCCGATATGGAACGCTTCGGACGGATGATGAATACCGCCCATATTGATAAAAAGAAATTGTGGCAGCAGGTGGAAGATGTTTTGCAACAAAAACAAACCGCTACCCTGCGCGAAGTAATAGAAGTAGTAGGCTTAAACAACGGATTAGCAGAAGTAGTCGCCTATTTCAGCTTCCTGAAGGAAAAAGGAGGACGGGTACAGGCAATCGAAAAAATTACCGAACTTATTCCCCTGAACGAAACACAAACCCGCTTTGTTGAAGTCCCTTATTTACTGTTCAGCAAACAGGCTTAAATATTATTTATTAATCTCTTTTTCAAAATAACCCATCGTGAATATACTGCCTTATACACCTGTATTCATTAAACTGCTGAAAGGCCCGGTGGAATACCTGGAAAAATCATCCTGGGAACAATTACTGCAATACCAGGGAGAACTTACCGTTTTTCTCCAGCAGCTGGGCCTTATCCTCGTATTGGATAAAGAAGACGGTTTTGCCTATCTCGAAACAGCAAAGACAGAAGAAGAGGAAAGTGTAGCCGGATGGATACGCCGCTCCGCACTGGGATATGATGAAAGCGTACTACTGGTACTACTCCGGGATATGATGGCCGAATTTGAAGTGGGAGAAGTAACCAGCAGGGAACTGATAAAGAAAAGACGCGAAATCAAAGAATATGCAGAACTTTTCTTTCGCGAAAATGCCAGTCGCGTGAAATTCATAAAAGAACTGGACCGTCTCATAGATAAAGTGGAAGAACTTGGTTTTATTGATAAGGTAGAACACCATGAAATGCTGGATGAACAGAAATTCCGCATTAAAAAACTCCTTAAAGCCAAAGTAGATAACGAAGTATTGGAAGATTTTAAACAGCAACTTACCGAACATGCAGCTCAGCGTATTCAGCACGGATAGTGATAAATCAGGCTTTCGTTTACAATACATGGAAGTGTACAACTGGGGGACCTTTGACGATCATGTATGGCAGATAAAACCGGAAGGCGAAACATCTTTACTTACAGGTGCCAATGGTAGTGGAAAAACGACCTACGTGGATGCCCTCCTTACCCTGATGGTGCCGGAAAGAAAATACCGGTTCTATAACCAGTCATCCGGTAGCGAAAAGAAAGGCGACCGCACCGAAGAAAGCTATGTACTGGGTGGCTATGGTAACATCCAGACCGAAAACAGTAATGCTACCAAAAGCCTCTATCTCAGAGAAAACCGGGAAGAAACCTATAGCATCCTGCTGGCTTGTTTTGCAAATGAAGCCGGACAGGAAATTACCCTCTTCCAGGTACGCTATTTCAGCGGCAGTGACATGAAAAGAGTATATGCGGTGGCGCATAAATCCCTGCATATTGAAAACGACTTTACTCCTTTTGACCTGAGTGGTAACTGGAGACGCCGTATCGATCAGCAATACAACAAAGGCAGCCGCCGGCAGGTAGAATGGTTTGACGGGGCCTCCCGCTATGCACAGCGTATGGTAGA contains the following coding sequences:
- a CDS encoding DUF4194 domain-containing protein, with protein sequence MNILPYTPVFIKLLKGPVEYLEKSSWEQLLQYQGELTVFLQQLGLILVLDKEDGFAYLETAKTEEEESVAGWIRRSALGYDESVLLVLLRDMMAEFEVGEVTSRELIKKRREIKEYAELFFRENASRVKFIKELDRLIDKVEELGFIDKVEHHEMLDEQKFRIKKLLKAKVDNEVLEDFKQQLTEHAAQRIQHG
- a CDS encoding DUF3375 domain-containing protein, yielding MPEAAITELFASSPAVQIIRMRNAHWVLPFLYSAFKAENNIFYIAEPELISRLAEELRQHAEGTEDLEEARIESGEDEESRARKYLLNWVQKRLLQDFPDNDAITQYKLSAHTEKVLQWLQSLEKRQFVGTESRFRFLFQTLREMTEYAQDDRKSRLEELKNKRAEIDKEIKKLELGGQVTVYTNAQVQERLEWFTRLCYELLSDFREVEDNFKQIHRDIVEQHTKAEVNKGAIVGYAFEAYNSLRNSDQGKSFYAFWDFLVSRAGQEDWRQLTENLLQLLEDRNIPVEKGFLQNTKSLLLQHGRNVYDANDKMAEKLSRIITEKEIARHRRMRQQIGSIKEMVFQLMEEENVPCGIAVHEPSPIRMSMERKLNLHPKKVVTNLKQPANAQEQIADMERFGRMMNTAHIDKKKLWQQVEDVLQQKQTATLREVIEVVGLNNGLAEVVAYFSFLKEKGGRVQAIEKITELIPLNETQTRFVEVPYLLFSKQA